The genomic DNA CAATTGAGGCTGCTCTTGTATAGCATTTTTTTGAGACTAGAAATATGTGATAAATTATTTTAAATATGACTTCGCTAGAAAATTTTAATCAATTTTCTTGTTCCGTGAATCTAAAACATCAAAATAAAAAAAATGAAAAGAGCAATTTTCCCAGGATCTTTTGATCCCATAACATTAGGTCATTTCGATATTATAGAAAGAGGCATCACCCTTTTTGATGAACTAATTATTGCTATTGGTATAAATGCTGATAAAAAATACATGTTCTCTTTAGAAGAACGTAAAAATTTTATAAAAGCTTGTTTTAAAGACAATCCTAAAGTAAAAGTAGTTGCTTATGAAGGTTTAACGGTACACTTCTGTCAAGAAAACAATGTAGATTTTATTTTAAGAGGACTTAGAAATCCTTCAGATTTTGAGTTTGAAAAAGCCATTGCACACACAAACAGAGATTTAGCCCCCATAGAAACAGTTTTTTTATTAACTGCCGCAAAAACTTCTTATATTTCATCTTCTATTGTAAGAGATGTTATTAGAAACAATGGCGATTACACAAAATTAGTACCAAAACCAGTGCGTGTTAAATAACCCATTTTATGAAAAAAACTTTACTTTTAAGCCTGCTTATTTTTACTATTTCTTGCAATAAATCTTCAAAAGACAAACTAGATTTCACTACACAATTCGAAAAATCTAAAGGTAAAGAAACACCAGAATACAAAGACATTATCTCCTATTACCAACAATTAGCCGAAGAATACTCACAAATTTCTTTGTTTTCATTCGGCCAAACAGATGCTGGTGAACCTTTACATTTAGTGGTGTATAACAGAGAAGGTATTTTTAATATTGATGAAATTACCAATTCAACAAAAAATAGAATCTTAATAAATAACGGAATTCATCCCGGAGAATCTGACGGGATTGATGCTTCTATGATGCTTTTAAGAGATATTGTGCAAAACGATTCTCTTCAAGAAAAATATAAAAACTCTTTAATTGCAGTAATTCCTGTGTACAATGTTGGTGGCGCTTTAAACAGAAACTCACATACCAGAACCAACCAAAACGGACCTTTAGAATACGGATTTAGAGGAAATGCCAGAAATTTCGATTTAAATAGAGATTTCATCAAACAAGACACCAAAAATGCAGCCGCTTTTGCTGAGATTTTTCACGCTGTTCATCCAGATGTTTTTATAGACAACCATGTTAGCAATGGCGCAGACTATCAATATGCCATCACCCATTTATTTACGCAGCACAATAAGTTAGGTGGAAATTTAGGAAACTTTATAGAAACTGAAATGCGCCCTCAAATTGAAAAGTCCTTACTAAAAAAAGACATAATTATTACACCTTATGTAAACGTTTGGGGTAATACACCAGAAGCAGGGTTTTCTCAGTTTTTCGATTCGCCAAGATATTCTACAGGTTATACAACCTTGTTTAATACTTTAGGAATGATGGTGGAAACACACATGTTAAAACCCTATAAAATTAGAGTAGCGCAAACCTATGAATTAATGTTTTCTGCCATCGATTTTACAGAAAAAAATTCAGAAACCATAAAAAACCTTCGTGCAAAAGCAGTGGCAGAAATTATAGCGAAGAAAACATATCCTATTTCTTATACCGTTGATAAGGAAAACCCAACAATTTTAAACTTTAAAGGGTATGAAGCAACAACAATCAACAGTAAAGTTACTTCGGGTAAACGCTTGTTTTATGACACCACAAAACCTTTTGAAAAGCAAACCAACTATTACAATAACTTTATAGCCGATAAAGAAATTACGATTCCGAATGCCTATATTTTACAGCAAGGGTGGCATACAGTTGTAGATCGATTAGAAAATAATTATATTGAATTTACACGTTTTAAAAAAGACACCACAATTACTGTACAGGTACAACATATTTCAACTTACAAAACAAGAAGTGCTGCTTATGAAGGGCATTATTTACATTACAATACCGAAGTTTCTAAAACCACCAAAGAAGTCTCTTTTAAAGCTGGCGATTTATTGATTCCTACCAATCAAAATGGAGTGCGTTATTTATTAGAAACTCTAGAAGCCGAAGCTACAGATTCATTTTTTAATTGGAATTTTTTCGACACCATCTTACAAAAAAAGGAAGGCTATTCTGCCTATGTTTTCGAAGATATTGCCGAAACTTTTTTGGCAGAAAACCCAGAAGTTAAAAAGCAATTTGATGAGAAACTTAAGAACGATGCCTCTTTTGC from Polaribacter sp. ALD11 includes the following:
- the coaD gene encoding pantetheine-phosphate adenylyltransferase, with protein sequence MKRAIFPGSFDPITLGHFDIIERGITLFDELIIAIGINADKKYMFSLEERKNFIKACFKDNPKVKVVAYEGLTVHFCQENNVDFILRGLRNPSDFEFEKAIAHTNRDLAPIETVFLLTAAKTSYISSSIVRDVIRNNGDYTKLVPKPVRVK
- a CDS encoding M14 family metallopeptidase; its protein translation is MKKTLLLSLLIFTISCNKSSKDKLDFTTQFEKSKGKETPEYKDIISYYQQLAEEYSQISLFSFGQTDAGEPLHLVVYNREGIFNIDEITNSTKNRILINNGIHPGESDGIDASMMLLRDIVQNDSLQEKYKNSLIAVIPVYNVGGALNRNSHTRTNQNGPLEYGFRGNARNFDLNRDFIKQDTKNAAAFAEIFHAVHPDVFIDNHVSNGADYQYAITHLFTQHNKLGGNLGNFIETEMRPQIEKSLLKKDIIITPYVNVWGNTPEAGFSQFFDSPRYSTGYTTLFNTLGMMVETHMLKPYKIRVAQTYELMFSAIDFTEKNSETIKNLRAKAVAEIIAKKTYPISYTVDKENPTILNFKGYEATTINSKVTSGKRLFYDTTKPFEKQTNYYNNFIADKEITIPNAYILQQGWHTVVDRLENNYIEFTRFKKDTTITVQVQHISTYKTRSAAYEGHYLHYNTEVSKTTKEVSFKAGDLLIPTNQNGVRYLLETLEAEATDSFFNWNFFDTILQKKEGYSAYVFEDIAETFLAENPEVKKQFDEKLKNDASFAGNPRAQLDFVYKNSPHYEPAHLYLPVFKLF